The sequence CAGGCGCTGTTGCTCAAGGGCTTCTTTCTGGGCGATGGCGGCATCGAGTTGATGCTGTTGTTGATCGACACTCAGTTGAAAGGGAAGCGGGACGATCTCATAGAGCAGCTGCCCCTCTTTCACGAAGGCATTGGGCTCAGTATTGACCGTTTTGATGTAGCCCTCCACGTAGGGAGAGACGGTCACTGTGTAGGCGTGGACATAGGCGTCGTCGGTGTAGGGGAAGAAGTAGCCGTGGATGAAGTACGAGGCGAGGCTGGTCGCCACCAGCCCGATGGCCCCACCGGCGATCAGGCGGGTGCGCTGTTTCTTGCGGGCGGCCTCTTCAGGGCTGACGACCTTGCTCTCCCCTGCGGGTTGTGCCGCTGATGCGCTCACGCCCGGCTCGCCTCACTATTTGCGGAGGCTAGGGCTGTTCTTTCGTTTTGGCTGGTGCTGTGGCCTGGGGGCTTCGGTGGAGCTGGGGCAGCACGCAGAGCACCAGCAGGACGAGCCCCACCATGGTGGCGATGTTGATGAAGTTCACCACTTCGGCCTGTTGGGCGATGGCTTTGTTGAGCACCTCAAGGGAGCCTTGGGACCAGAGGTTGCCGCTGATCCCCATGGGTTGCCCGTTCAAGGGTTCTTGGAAGGTCTCGAGCCCCCAGTTGGATCCGTAGATCTGTTCTCGAAACCGTTCCCAACTGCCTTGGGTGCTGACGGTGCGGATGGCGGAACTCACACCGCCAGAGAGGGCCTTGGAGATGTTCGTGCAGAAGAACAGCACGGAGCTGGCGCTGGTCATCAGTTCCGACGGCATCGTCGAGAACGACATCTGAATCTCGAGGCAATTGATCAGGGCGAAGCAGATCCCCACGAGGATCAATTGCAGGGTGACGTTGCTGTTGCTCTGCTGGGCTGAGGTGTAAGCCATCCAGAGCGCCGTCAACGCAAAGGTGAAGATCGCTGCCGAGCAGAGTTTCTTTTTGGCGGGGATGGTGGCGGCAATGAGATGGGGGCTGGCCCCCGGAGTGACCATCAGGCCCGTGAGGACCGCCGCAACGACAAAGGGCAGAAAGGACCAGGCGTAGTTCTCAATGGTGTTGTTGACGACAACCATCAAGAAGCGCGGGACGATCGCAAAGACCATGAACAGAAAGAACATCACGGAGCTCAGGTTCACGGCACTCACGCAGTAATTGATGTCCTGAAAGATCTTGAGGTTGATCAGTTTGGGGACCGTGGCCACGCGCCAGCCAAAGAGCCCGAGCAACAGCAATGAGCTCCAGAGCATCACCACATAGATCCCGCTGCTGAACCACTCCCGTTGGTTCCCCACCACCAGCGAGAGGCTCAGGAGCCCAAAGCCACCGGCCATCAGCCCATAGCCCAGCCAGTCGATCTCCGCTTTCGGGTCGCCCGGGGTCGCGGGCATCAACCGCAGGATCACGGCGACTGCGGCCAGGGCCGCCAGGCCCAGACCGGCGTAGAGCGTCCGCCAACTGAGATACCAGGTGACGAAGGCAGAGAGTGGAATGCCGATGGTGGAGCCCGTCACCAAGGCCAGAGCCACCAATCCCTTGCCCATGGGCGTGTATTTCTCCCCCAGTTGCCCGCCCAGGTAGCCCCCTGCTGCCGCCGGGATCACCCCGGCTCCGAGTCCCTGCAGTACGCGCATCGCGATGAACAGCTGCGGATCGGTCGCGACGGAGCTGAGCAGGCAGGCGATGCCGAAGACCCCAGGCCCAACCGTGGCGATGGCCTTGGCCCCGACCCGCTCTTTCAGGCTGCCCAAAAGGGGCATGATCAAGGCGGCTGGCACCAGAAAGGCCACTTGAAACCAAACCGCGAGATAGGGCGTGCCTCCCACATCGCCGCTGACATACATGTGGGCGGGCACACCGATGGAGTCGGTGGAGAAAAACACCAGCTCCAGCGCCAGAAAGCAGATCGCCACCACCCCGCGATTGGTGGCCCAGAGGCTGCTGGTCAAGGGGGTCGATCGGTGCTCGCCCAGTGTTGCCACGCCAGCCGGGGCCTGCACGACAGAGAATGGAGCTAATGCCAACGGATGCCATGGCCGTCTCCCATCGCCTTGGCCATGTCGCCCTGCGGGTGCAGGACATGGAGCGGGCCAAGCGCTTTTATCTCGACTTAGGTCTGCGGCTGACCTGGGAAGCCGACGACTGGTGCTACGTCCAGTGGCCCACCGGAGAGGGCATCGCTCTGCTCAGCCCGGACTACAAGGCAGCGGGCCCCCACTTCGCCTTTCACGTCCAGAAGCGCTCCGAAGTGGACCAGGTGCGTGAGCAGCTGCTGGCGAAGGGGCACGCCTGCGGCCCGGTCCATGACCACCGCGACGGCACGGCCTCCTTCTACATGCAGGATCCAGAGGGGAACTGGTTGGAGATGCTCTATGAGCCCGCCGGAGGGCTGCCCTCCAATATCGGAGCTGAGCCGATTCCTCTGACCTACTCGTGACGGCTGAGCTGCACGCCCCAATCCAACAGGAGGCCCTGGATCTGCTGGAGTGGCCGCGCCTCGCCCAGCACGTCTCCAGCTTTGCCAGCACCAGTGCCGGTCGCATAGTGGCGGCCCAGCTGCCCCTGGCCAAGACCCGCCAGCAGAGTGTGGGCTGGTTGGCTGAGACGACCGAGCTGCTAGCGCTCGATGGTCTGATCGAAGGGGGGCTGAGCTTTCAGGGGGCCGCTGATCTGGACCACACCCTGCAGCTCTGTGCCAAGGGGGGCGTGGCGAGCGGTGATGACCTCTTGGCCGTGGCCACAACCTTGGCGGCGGCCCGGCGCCTGCGTCGTCAGATCGATGATCCTGAGCTCCGGCCGGTGACGACAGCCCTGGTGGAGCCCCTGCGCACCCTCCCGGAGCTGGAGCAGCGCCTGCGCTTCTGCATTGAAGACGGAGGGCGGGTGGCAGATCGCGCCAGCCCTCCCCTCTCCGGACTGCGCCGTCAGCTGGCGTCGGTGCGGATGGAACGCCGTGACCGTCTCAATGAGCTGATTCGCCGCTACGCCGCGCTGCTGCAAGACAACGTGGTGGCTGAGCGCAATGGTCGGCCGGTCCTGGCGGTCAAGGCTGGTGTCGGCAGTCAGTTGCCAGGCCTTGTGCATGACAGTTCCGCCTCGGGGAACACTGTCTTCATTGAGCCTCAGGCGGTGATTCCCCTGGGCAATCGGATCCGTCAACTCGAAGGGGAGGAGCGCGAGGCAGAACGGGCGGTTCTCCGAGAACTCAGCGCCTTGGTGGGGGAAGAGCAGCCGGCGCTCGAACACCTTCAGCAGGTTCTGATTCAGTTGGATCTGGCCTTGGCCCGGGCCCGCTACAGCGCCTGGCTGGGGGCGGTGCGACCGGAGCTGGAAGCGGATCCCCTGGCGCCGCTTCAGCTGGAAGGCCTGCGTCATCCCCTCTTGCTCTGGCAAGAACGCCGCCAAGGCGGCCAAGCGGTGGTTCCCGTCAGCGTTCGCGTGGACACCAGCCTTCGGGTGGTGGCGATCACCGGTCCCAACACCGGTGGCAAGACGGTGACCCTGAAAAGCGTGGGGCTGGCGGTGCTCATGGCGCGGGCCGGCCTGTTCTTGCCCTGCAAGGGGTCTCCGCGGTTGCCCTGGTGTCAGCAGGTCCTCGCTGACATTGGCGACGAGCAGTCGCTGCAGCAGAACCTCTCCACCTTCAGTGGCCATGTGCGCCGAATCGCTCGGATTCTCGAGGCCCTGCCTGCCGCCGGCAGTGATCTGGCGACCCAGCCCGGAGCCCAGCTGGTGCTCCTCGATGAGGTGGGGGCCGGTACTGATCCCACCGAGGGAACCGCGCTGGCCATCGCCCTGCTCAAGCAATTGGCGGACCGTGCCCGGTTGACGATCGCCACGACCCACTTCGGGGAGCTCAAAGCGCTGAAGTACGACGACCCGCGCTTTGAGAACGCCTCCGTCGCCTTCGATGTCGAGAGCCTCTCGCCGACCTATCACCTGCAATGGGGGATCCCGGGGCGCAGCAACGCCCTGGCCATTGCTACGCGACTGGGCTTGGACGGCAGCGTCTTGGAGGCCGCGCAGGCCCTGCTGGCCCCCCGGGGAGAGGGTGAGCTCAATCAGGTCATTGCCGGGCTGGAAAGCCAACGGCAACGCCAGCAGGACGCGGCGGAAGAGGCGGCTTCGCTGCTGGCCCGCACCGAGCTGCTGCACGAAGAGCTCCTGCAGCGCTGGCAGCAGCAGAAGGAGCAGAGCGCAGAGCTCCAGGAGCAGCGTCGACAGCAACTGGAGCGCTCGATCCGCGATGGCCAAAAGGAGGTGCGCCGCATCATTCGGCGCCTGCGTCATGGCCGCGGCAATGACAGCAGCGAACTTGGAGAATCAGCGCGTCGGGCTGGGCAAAAGCTTAAGCAGCTCGAGCAGCAGCATCGCCCGCTACCCGAGCGCCGGGACCACAAGGGTTGGCTCCCCAAGGTTGGCGATCGCGTTCGGGTCCTCTCCCTGGGCAAGGCCGGCGAGGTCCTCTCCCTCAGTGAAGGCGGCCGCGAGCTCAGCGTCCGCTGTGGGGTGATGCGCCTCAACCTTGAGCTCTCCGCCATTGAGGGTCTGCAGGGTGAGAAGCCGGCTCCGCCCGAGGCCCAGGTGGCGATCCGCAGTCGCCGCAATCCCGCCAGCCGGGGGCCGGAGGTGCGCACCGAGCGCAACACCATTGATGTGCGGGGGATGCGGGTGCATGAAGCCGAGGCCGCCGTGGAGGAACACCTGCGCGGAGCCAATGGCCCGGTTTGGGTGATCCACGGAATCGGGACCGGCAAGCTCAAGAGAGGACTGAGGGAATGGCTCTCCAGCGTTCCCTATGTGGAGCGGGTCACCGATGCCGCCCAGGGCGATGGCGGCCAGGGCTGCAGTGTGATCTGGGTGAGGTAACGCCCTAACCCAGGGACGGCAGCACGGGCTCGGGGCCCGCGGTGGGTTCGGCGATCGGCTCGGGCGCCATCGGGATGGCCTCCCCGTTGGCGTCAAAGAACCGCCAGCCCTTCGGATCGATCTCCAAGTGAACGGTCTCCCCTGGGGTCAGGCGCTCGCTGGGTTCAGCCCGCAGCTGGACCAGATGGCTTCCCTCCTCCAGACGGCAGGTGAGCAATTGTTCGTTCCCCAGCCCCTCCACGTGGCACACCTCGGCCGGCAGGTTGCGGTTCGTGGCTGGGGCCAAGCGCAGGTGTTCCGCCCGCAGGCCGCCGGTGAGGGTCTCGCTGCCCCCAGCGTCCTGCCAGTGCAACAGGGCCTCCCCACTGGGGCCTTCGGGGAGGAAGCGCCGGTTCCCGAGTTGGAGCTGGCCTTTGCCCGCAACGGTGATGGGCAGCAGATTCATC is a genomic window of Synechococcus sp. A10-1-5-1 containing:
- a CDS encoding endonuclease MutS2, whose protein sequence is MTAELHAPIQQEALDLLEWPRLAQHVSSFASTSAGRIVAAQLPLAKTRQQSVGWLAETTELLALDGLIEGGLSFQGAADLDHTLQLCAKGGVASGDDLLAVATTLAAARRLRRQIDDPELRPVTTALVEPLRTLPELEQRLRFCIEDGGRVADRASPPLSGLRRQLASVRMERRDRLNELIRRYAALLQDNVVAERNGRPVLAVKAGVGSQLPGLVHDSSASGNTVFIEPQAVIPLGNRIRQLEGEEREAERAVLRELSALVGEEQPALEHLQQVLIQLDLALARARYSAWLGAVRPELEADPLAPLQLEGLRHPLLLWQERRQGGQAVVPVSVRVDTSLRVVAITGPNTGGKTVTLKSVGLAVLMARAGLFLPCKGSPRLPWCQQVLADIGDEQSLQQNLSTFSGHVRRIARILEALPAAGSDLATQPGAQLVLLDEVGAGTDPTEGTALAIALLKQLADRARLTIATTHFGELKALKYDDPRFENASVAFDVESLSPTYHLQWGIPGRSNALAIATRLGLDGSVLEAAQALLAPRGEGELNQVIAGLESQRQRQQDAAEEAASLLARTELLHEELLQRWQQQKEQSAELQEQRRQQLERSIRDGQKEVRRIIRRLRHGRGNDSSELGESARRAGQKLKQLEQQHRPLPERRDHKGWLPKVGDRVRVLSLGKAGEVLSLSEGGRELSVRCGVMRLNLELSAIEGLQGEKPAPPEAQVAIRSRRNPASRGPEVRTERNTIDVRGMRVHEAEAAVEEHLRGANGPVWVIHGIGTGKLKRGLREWLSSVPYVERVTDAAQGDGGQGCSVIWVR
- a CDS encoding VOC family protein, which translates into the protein MAVSHRLGHVALRVQDMERAKRFYLDLGLRLTWEADDWCYVQWPTGEGIALLSPDYKAAGPHFAFHVQKRSEVDQVREQLLAKGHACGPVHDHRDGTASFYMQDPEGNWLEMLYEPAGGLPSNIGAEPIPLTYS
- a CDS encoding MFS transporter; this translates as MTSSLWATNRGVVAICFLALELVFFSTDSIGVPAHMYVSGDVGGTPYLAVWFQVAFLVPAALIMPLLGSLKERVGAKAIATVGPGVFGIACLLSSVATDPQLFIAMRVLQGLGAGVIPAAAGGYLGGQLGEKYTPMGKGLVALALVTGSTIGIPLSAFVTWYLSWRTLYAGLGLAALAAVAVILRLMPATPGDPKAEIDWLGYGLMAGGFGLLSLSLVVGNQREWFSSGIYVVMLWSSLLLLGLFGWRVATVPKLINLKIFQDINYCVSAVNLSSVMFFLFMVFAIVPRFLMVVVNNTIENYAWSFLPFVVAAVLTGLMVTPGASPHLIAATIPAKKKLCSAAIFTFALTALWMAYTSAQQSNSNVTLQLILVGICFALINCLEIQMSFSTMPSELMTSASSVLFFCTNISKALSGGVSSAIRTVSTQGSWERFREQIYGSNWGLETFQEPLNGQPMGISGNLWSQGSLEVLNKAIAQQAEVVNFINIATMVGLVLLVLCVLPQLHRSPQATAPAKTKEQP